In Nitrosophilus labii, the following proteins share a genomic window:
- a CDS encoding triose-phosphate isomerase, translating to MILAANFKMNHTRLSTKEYLRRLDAFLEEKKPKSDIYLFPPVSALDSFETKVNIGVQNAYPAQKGSFTGEIGLEQLEEFDIKNIIIGHSERRHILGENQEFITQKFKFFKDKGFKIFYCIGETLEVREGGKELIKKYLGLQLEGIDLSYKNLVIAYEPVWAIGTGKSATSEDIEEILEFLSKKSDAPLLYGGSVKPSNIKEIVSVSNCSGALIGTASWDVNSFCEMIELTN from the coding sequence GTGATACTAGCTGCAAATTTTAAGATGAACCATACTAGGTTATCAACAAAAGAGTATTTGAGAAGACTAGACGCTTTTTTAGAGGAAAAAAAGCCAAAAAGTGATATATATCTGTTTCCTCCGGTTAGCGCCCTAGATAGTTTTGAAACCAAGGTCAATATAGGCGTTCAAAACGCTTATCCCGCCCAAAAAGGATCTTTCACCGGTGAGATAGGATTAGAGCAGCTTGAAGAGTTTGATATAAAAAATATAATCATCGGACACAGCGAAAGAAGGCATATACTAGGCGAAAATCAAGAGTTTATAACTCAAAAATTTAAATTTTTCAAAGATAAAGGTTTTAAGATTTTTTATTGTATAGGTGAGACTTTGGAAGTTAGAGAGGGCGGCAAAGAGCTAATTAAAAAGTATCTTGGACTCCAGCTTGAAGGGATAGACCTATCTTATAAAAATCTTGTCATAGCGTATGAGCCGGTTTGGGCTATAGGAACCGGAAAGAGTGCGACAAGTGAAGATATAGAAGAGATCTTGGAATTTTTAAGCAAAAAGAGTGATGCTCCTCTTTTGTACGGTGGGAGCGTAAAACCTTCAAATATCAAAGAGATAGTATCAGTTTCTAACTGCAGTGGTGCTTTGATAGGAACTGCTAGTTGGGATGTAAACAGTTTTTGTGAAA
- a CDS encoding phosphoglycerate kinase, giving the protein MHIKSIKELEFTKSAVFIRCDFNVPMDEFGNITDDRRIRSALQTIRYCLDHDCKIVLASHLGRPKGYDEKFSLKPVAKRLHTLLKQDIIMANDVVGEDAKKKFASLKNGEIMLLENLRFEKGETKNDMEFAEKLSQFGEFYINDAFGVSHRAHASVEAITHFYDQNHKAAGFLLLKEIQFFHHLLKRPTRPFVAVIGGSKVSSKLKALINLLPKVDKMLIGGGMAFTFLKALGEEVGNSIVEDDLITDALNIIEEAKKLGVKLYMPVDFVVSQTFSEDTPIKYVTFKEIPKGWMGLDIGPATVRLFREALNDAQTILWNGPMGVYEMDKFARGSFQISHFIAQSYATKVIGGGDTADLVQRAGDDEEMTFISTGGGASLELLEGKVLPGVAALMAENGEEE; this is encoded by the coding sequence TGAATTTGGAAACATAACTGACGATAGAAGGATTAGATCTGCTCTACAAACTATTAGATATTGTCTAGATCACGACTGTAAGATAGTTCTTGCAAGTCATCTAGGTCGCCCTAAAGGATATGACGAAAAATTTTCTTTAAAACCGGTAGCAAAAAGACTTCATACGCTTTTAAAGCAGGATATTATTATGGCGAACGATGTAGTAGGCGAAGATGCGAAGAAGAAGTTTGCGTCTTTGAAAAATGGCGAAATAATGCTTCTAGAAAACCTAAGATTTGAAAAAGGTGAAACTAAAAATGATATGGAGTTTGCAGAAAAACTTAGTCAATTTGGAGAATTTTACATAAACGATGCTTTTGGAGTTAGTCATAGAGCTCACGCTTCTGTAGAGGCTATTACCCACTTTTATGACCAAAACCATAAAGCCGCTGGATTTTTGTTACTAAAAGAGATACAGTTTTTCCATCATCTTTTAAAAAGACCTACTAGACCTTTTGTCGCGGTGATCGGCGGTAGCAAAGTATCGAGTAAACTAAAAGCTCTTATCAACCTTCTTCCAAAAGTGGATAAAATGCTTATAGGCGGTGGTATGGCGTTTACTTTTTTGAAAGCTTTGGGAGAAGAAGTCGGCAACTCTATTGTGGAAGATGATCTTATTACTGATGCTTTAAATATTATCGAAGAGGCTAAAAAATTGGGAGTTAAACTCTATATGCCCGTAGATTTTGTGGTTTCTCAAACATTTAGCGAAGATACTCCTATAAAGTATGTAACTTTTAAAGAGATTCCAAAAGGCTGGATGGGCCTCGATATAGGGCCTGCTACAGTTAGACTTTTTAGAGAGGCTCTAAACGATGCTCAAACCATTTTGTGGAACGGTCCAATGGGAGTTTATGAGATGGATAAATTTGCAAGAGGCAGTTTTCAGATATCTCACTTCATAGCCCAAAGTTATGCTACAAAAGTGATAGGAGGAGGAGATACAGCTGATCTTGTTCAAAGAGCTGGAGATGATGAAGAGATGACATTTATCTCAACTGGTGGTGGAGCGAGTCTGGAGCTTCTTGAAGGAAAAGTGCTTCCTGGCGTGGCGGCACTAATGGCTGAAAACGGAGAAGAAGAGTGA